The genomic window AGCAGATCCGAGCCGGTGGCCTGGGCGTACGCGTAGCGGACCAGCCCCGAGCAGTCGAAGCCGAGCCGTTCGGGATCGTGCTCGCTGGCCGGGTCGCTGGGGTCCACCTGCCCGTACGTGGGACCGGGCTGCGGGCCGTGACCGCCGCCCCAGGTGTACCAGACGCCCGCTGCCACCTGAGCGCAGGCGGCCGCGATCGCCCGTTCCGCCGCCGCGGAGGCGCCCGGCGCCAGCGCGGCGCACTCGCCGCGGTCGGCGGCTGCGGGAACCGCCCGCGCGGCGGGCGTCGTTGCCACTGCCGCCCCGGGCACCCAGAGCAGGCAGGCCAGTAATCCGATGAGTGTGCCGATGAGTCCGGTCCGGCGAAGCATGCGAGGACCCCCGTCTCCCGTTGCCGTAGATGTAGTTGTGGTCGGTGTCGGTGTCGGTGTCGGTGTCGGTGTCGGTGTCGGTGTCGGTGTCGAGAGCAGCCTGCGTGCCGGGCCGGCCGCGCGTCGAGTGCCGCGCGTCACCCCGTGCGAACGGGCAACGGGAAACCCCCGGGGAAACCCCCGCCGGGCAGGGCACCTGCCCGGCGGCGTCAGGGGCTGCCACAGCCGGTGCCGGCGGAGACGGGCAGGCCGGGCATGAGCACCGCCCGCTCCTTCGGGCCGATGTCCTCGCGCAGCCGGCAGATCTCGGTGAGCCGGGCGGCGACGTCCAGGTCCCACAGCCGTACGGTGCCGTCGTTGCTGCTGCTGGCCACCGTCCGCCCGCCGGGGGCGAATGCGATGCCCCACACCGCGTTCGTATGACCCGTCAGCGCGGCCGACGGCCGCCGCCCGGCCATGTCCCACAGCCGCACCGTACGGTCGTTGCCGCTGCTCGCCAGCGTCCGGCCGTCGGGCGAGAAGGCGATGCCCCGCACCGAGCCGGTGTGACCCGTCAGCGCCGCCACGAAGCGGTGCCGCCGGGCGTCCCACAGGCGCACGGTCCCGTCGTTGCCGCTGCTGGCGACCAGCCGGCCGTCCGGGCCGAACGCCACGCCCCGTACCGCGCCCGTGTGGCCGGTGAGCGTGGCCGCCGGCCGCCGCCTGGCCACGTCCCACAGTCGTACGGTCAGATCGTCACCGGCGCTTGCCAGCGTGCGCCCGTCAGGGCTGAAGGCGACGTCATTGGCGAAGTCCGTGTGGCCGCTGAGGGTGGCGAGCGGGCGCCGCCGGGCCACGTCCCAGAGCCGGATCGTGCCGTCGGAGCCCGCCGACGCGAGCGTGTGCCCGTCGGGGGCGAAGGCCACCGAGAACACGTCCCCGCTGTGGCCGGTGAGGGCGGCGAGCGGGCGCCGCCGGGCCACGTCCCAGAGCCGGATCGTGCCGTCGGAGCCCGCCGACGCCAGCATCCGTCCGCCGGGGGCGAACGCCACCGAGAACACCGCCTCGCGGTGCCCCCTGAACGTCGCCAGCACTCGGCGGCCCATCACGTCCCACAGCCGCACCGTGTGAGCGGCGTCGGCGGTCGCCAGCAGCCTCCCGTCCGGGCTGAACGCGGCCCGCCAGACCTCGGTGAACGGACGCGACGCCAGAACCCGGCCGCGCAGGTCCCACAGCACCACGGACTGGTCGAACCCGGCCGTCGCCAGCACCGTCCCGCCGGAGTCCACCGCCACCCCCAGCACGTAGTCGGTGTGCCCGGTGAGCGTCCCGGTCGGCCGGCCGCTGCGCACGTCCCACAGCCGGGTCGTGCCGTCGCCGCCCGCACTGACCACCGTCGTGCCGTCCGGCGTGTACGCGACCGCGTTGATGTCGTCGCTGTGGCCGGTCAGCGCCGCCGTCGTCCGCCGCCCCGCCACGTCCCACAGGCGTACGGTCCGGTCGACGCCCCCGGTCGCCAGCGACCGCCCGTCCGGGGCGAACGCCGCCCCCAGCACCTCGTCGGTGTGCCCCCTGAGCACGGCGAGCGGCCGGGCGCCCACCGGGTCCCACAGCCGTACGGTCCGGTCGGAGCCCGCCGAGACCAGGGTCCGGCCGTCCGGTGCGTACGCCAGGGCGTTGACCCTGCCGGTGTGTCCGGTGAGCGACGCGACGACCCGGCCGGGGCCGGCCGTGTCCCACAACTGGACCGTTCCGTCGGCGGCCGCGACGGCGAGCCTGCCGCCGCGCGGGTCGAAGGAGACCGCCCGGGCCCCCTTCGTGCTCGCGGGAAGCACCGCCTCCGTGCGGCGGCCGGCGGTGCTCCACAGCCGCACCGGCCCGTCCGTGGAGGTCGCCGCCAGCGCCCGGCCGTCGGGGCTGAAGGCGACCGCGCGCACCCGCCCGGGGACCCTGAACGTGCCGGTCGTGCGGCGGTCGGCCACTCGCCGCAGGGTCACCGTGCCGTCGGAACTGGCCGTCGCCAGCGACCGGTTCCCCGGCGCGAAGGCCACCGCGTTGACCGGCCCGCCGTGGCCGCCGAGCCGGGCGGAGAACGCCTGGGACTGGGTGCTCAGCAGGGCGCCGCGCGCCTCGGCCGTCGCCTCGGCACGGTACGCCTCCTCGGCGAGCAGCATCGACGCCTCGGGCCTGCCTGCGGCCAGCGACGTGGACCGCACGGCCAGCGCCTGCGAGCGGGCGACGCGCTCCTGGTGGAGCGCGCCCGAACGCTGCTGGTAGGCCACGCCGCCGGCGGTCACGGCGAGGACCAGCAGCACGACGAGTGTGGCCAGCATCCGCTGCTGGAGCCGGACCTGGCGCCTCGCCTGCCGCGCGCGGCCGTCCTCCTCGGACCGGCTCGCCCGCAGGAACTCCTCCTCCCGCGGGCTGAGCCGGCTTCCGCCGTCCAGCTCCTCGGCCCAGGAACGGGCGGTGTCCAGCCGCGTCCCCCGGTAGAGGACGGACGGATCCCGGCCCTCGCGCTCCCATTCGGCGGCGGCGTGGGCCAGTTGCTGGTGGATCAGCAGCCCGGCCCGGTCGGCGTGGATCCAGCCGTGCAGCCGGGGCCAGGCGTGCAGCAGCGCCTCGTGGGTGATCTCCACCGTGTCACTGTCCATGGTGATCAGCCGGGCCCGTACGAAGGCGTCGAGCGCGGCCGCGGCGCCGTCCGCGCCGGCCAGTTGCTCCATCAGGGCGGTCCGGCTCATCCGGCGCCGGGTCGCCCCGGTGCCGTCGGCGACATGGACGAGGCGCACCAGGATGCGGCGGATCGTGCGCTGTTCGGCCGGATACAGCCGGGCGAAGACGGTCTCGGCCGTCCGCGCGATCGCCCCCTGGATCCCGCCCGTGCGCTCGTACCCGGCGACGGTCAGCGTGGCCCCCTCGCGCTGCTGCCAGGTGGCCAGCAGCGCGTGCGACAGCAGCGGCAGCGCACCGGACGGCGTCACGTCCGACCCGCTCCCGGACGTCGCCGTCCCCGTCCCCGTCACCGTCGCCGTCCCCGTGTCGTCGCGCAGCCCCGCGTCCCGCAGCAGCAGGGGGACGAGGCCCGGTTCGAGCGTGACACCGGCGAGTTCGGCCGGGCGCGTGATCGCCTCCCGCAGCTCGGCCACGGACATCGGGGGCAGGACGAACAGCCCGTCGGTGAAGACCGGGGCCAGCTCGGGAAGGTCCAGACAGCTCCCGGAGAAGTCCGCCCGTACGCCGAGTACGACGACGGCCGGATCGTGGCCGGTCCCCGCCGGCCGGGACGAGGCCAGCGCACACAGCACACGGACGAAGGCACGGCGCTCGTCCTCGTCCGAGCAGAGCGTGAACAACTCCTCGAACTGGTCGACGAGCAGCACCGGTCGGACGGGCGGAGGCTGCTGCCTGCCGCCGGGGCACGCCCCGGCGCCGCCCGGCCGGCCGCGGACCGCATCGAGCAGCGTCTCCGGCCGGTCCCGTAACTCCCATGCGGTGAGCCCGAGATCGCTGCCCAGCGCCTTCGCGGTGCACTCCAGCAGCTCGTCCAGCGGATGCGCCGTCGGCGTCAGCGTCACCACCGGCCAGGCGTCGGCGCCCGGCATCGGGAAGCCGTCGCCGCTCCGGAGCGCCGCCACGAGACCGGCGTTGAGCAGGGACGACTTGCCGGCGCCCGACGGGGCGACCAGCAGCAGCGGTCCGCTCCCGATCCGTTCGAAGACCCGCTCGACCAGCGCGGCCGTCGCACGCTCCCGGCCGAAGAACCACCGCGCGTCCTGCGGGGTGAACGCCGGCAGCCCCCGGTACGGACATGCGCCGTCGGACTGCGGCCCCGGCGCGCCGGCTTCGGGGCCGGCACCGCCGCAGTCCCGCGCGGCGCCCTCCGGCAGCAGCCGGAGCAGCTCGCCCTCGGCCCCGAGGATCTGGTCGCAGCGGCGCGCGACATCCTCGGTCGCGGGCTTCGCACCGGTCTCGATCTTGCTCAGATAGCCCTTGCTGTAGTGCGTGCGGCGTGCCAGATCGGCCAGTGACAGACCGCGCTCCTGCCGCAGCCGTCTCAGCTGAGCGGGAAAGGCGGACGCCGCCCCTTCGCCCGGCGCGTTCCGGTTGTGGTCTTCGTGTCCGTGGTGCTGCTCCCGCTCCCGCAAGACATCCCCCATGGCAAAGTGCGCCCAGGCCGTACGACGGCCGTTGCCCAGGCTACTTCGGGGGGAGGACGGGGCGGCAGAACTTTCACCCGGTGTGACGAAAACAGGACGTTCCGGAGCCGCGGGCGGCGGCTCCGGAACGTCCCGGCAGGGCGCGGGTTACGGCCGGTTGAGGCGGATCGAGTTGATCGGCGTCATGTTCTTGTCGATGGACCAGCCGCCCCCGGGCAGGTGGCCCTCGCACCCCGTGCCGTTGTACCCGGTGCAGGTCTGCATGGTCGCACCGCCGGTCTGGTTGTTGAGGATGCGGTGCACCCCGTACATGTTGCTGAGGTTGTGGTAGCCGTAGGTGTAGTACTTGTGCGACGGCTGGTCGTTGTTCCACCCGGCGTTCTCCGGGTAGATGCACACGTAGCCGTCCGGGCACCCGTGGTAGGCCGCGGCCCCGGCCTGGGCCTGGGTCGCGCCGGCCACCGTCACCGCACCGGCGGCGAGCACGAGCGCCGCGGCGGTCGTCATGATCTTGCGCATGGAATTCCCCCATGTGGTCTGGCTGGTCGGGCTGACGGTTCTCAGCCTGACCGCGCCACGCACCCGGGTCGACGGGTTTCCTGTTGCCCGTCGGGCCGTCGGCCGGGAAACCGCCCGTGACCAGGGAGGTCACCGGCACGGGGGCAACTGCGGGGAAGGGCCGTACGAGGCGGGTGCACCGCGGGTACGAGGGGGTCGCGCGAGGCTGGCGGTACGGGGCGGCGTACGGGGCGGGTCACATGAGCCCGACTCCGCGCGGCGGTACGAAGAGGTGGTAGGCGAGGTGTTCGTTCGCCGCCTCCTCGGTGCCCCGCCACAGCTCCGAATCCGCCCGCCGGGCGAGGCTGCTGCGGTGCTCCGAGCAGCGCGGGCAGGCCGGGTCCCAGTCCGGCAGCAGCTCGGTGTGGGCGGCCGCGATGTGATGGCCGAGGCGGATCTGCGCCCCGACCCTGCTGTCGAACGGGTCCCAGTCCACTCCGCGTTCCCCGGTGAGCCAGAGTTCGTCGGTGACGGCCTGGATCTGCTTCATCGACTCGTAGAGGCGGACACAGTCGCCACAGGCGAACATCCAGGCCGGCGGCAGCGGCCACAGGTCGGCAGGGTCGATGTCGTCGGCACTCATGCGCGTCACCGTAGTGGCCGCCGGTGGCGGGGACAGCCGATTGCCCGAACTCGCCGCGGCGGCCCGGCCGTCGCCCCTCAGGGCCCGTCGTCGCCCTCCGGGACCGGCACACCCTCGGGCAGCAGCCCCTGCGCACGCAGGTCGTCCCAGAGGGCGGTAGGCACCGGCCCGCTCAGCATCGCGGCCGCGTCCTGGACCTCGTAGGGGGAACGGGCTCCGACCAGGACCGAGGCGACGGCCGGGTGGGCGAGGGGGAAGCGCAGGGCGGCGGCCCGCAGCGGGACGTTGTGGCGCTGCGTGACCTCCTTCATGCGCAGGGCGCGGTCGAGGACCGCCTCGGGCACGGGCGCGTAGTCGTACGTGGCGCGCGGGCTCGGGTCGGCGAGCAGGCCGGAGTTGAAGACCCCTCCGATGACGACGCTCTTCCCGCGCTCCGCCGCCTCGGGCAGCACCTCGGCGAGGCCCTCCTGGTCCAGCAGTGTGTACCGGCCGGCCAGCAGCACGGCGTCCACGTCGGTGTCGCGCAGGAACCGGGCCAGCATCGGTGCCTGGTTCATGCCCGCGCCGATGGCACCGACGACGCCCTCGGCCCGCAGCTTCTCCAGGGCGGGGTACGCCTCGGCGAAGACCTGCTCGGCATGGTCGTCGGGGTCGTGGAGGTGGACCACGTCGATCCGGTCCAGGCCCAGGCGGCGCAGGCTCTCGTCGATGCTGCGGCGCACGCCGTCGGCGCTGAAGTCCCAGACCCGGCGCAGGTCCGCGGGTACGGCGAAGCCGTTGGCCAGGTCGTCGCCGCCCGGGCCGCCGGGCCGCAGCAGCCGCCCGGCCTTGGTGGAGAGGGTGAACTCGCGCCGGGGCCGGGTGCGCAGGGCATCGCCCAGGCGCCGCTCCGACAGGCCGAGCCCGTAGTGCGGCGCGGTGTCGAAGTGGCGGATCCCGGCGTCCCAGGCGGCGTCGACGGTGGCCCAGGACTGCCGTTCGTCGATGGGCGCGTACAGATTGCCGAGCGCCGCCGTGCCCAGGGACAGCTCCGAGACGGCGACCCCGCTGCCGCCGAGGTGATGGCTCTTCATCCCGGGGCTCACTCTCCGGCCGGGCGCAGCCGCAGGCCGGCCATGCCGCCGTCGACGGCGAGGGCGGTTCCGGTGACGGAGGCCGCGGCCGGGCTCGCGAGATAGGCGATGGCCGCGGCGACCTCGTCGGCGGTGACCAGACGGCCGCTGGGCTGGCGGGCGTTGAGCGCGGCCCGTTCGGCGGCCGGGTCGTCGGCGGCGTCGAGCAGCCGGGCCACCCACGGGGTGTCGGCGGTGCCGGGGTTGACGCAGTTGATCCGGATGCCCTCGCGGACGTGGTCGGCGGCCATGGCGAGGGTCAGTGCGAGCACGGCGCCCTTCGACGCCGAGTACAGGGCGCGCTGGGGGAGTCCTGCGGTGGCCGCGATGGAACAGGTGTTGACGACCGAGGCGTTGCGGGACGCGCGCAGGTACGGAAGCGCCGCGCGGGTGGTGCGGACGATGCCGAGCACATTGACGTCCAGCACGGCGTGCCACTGCTCGTCGGGGTTGTCCTCGACGGTGCCGATCGCCCCGATGCCCGCGTTGTTGACCAGGATGTCGATGCCGCCGAGCTCCTGTGCCGCCTCCGCCACCGCGTCCCGTACGGAGGCGTCGTCGGCGACGTCGGCTCGCAGCGGGACCAGCGGCTCCTCGACGGAGTCCGGCTTGAGGTCGAGGACGGCGACGCGGGCGCCGTGGGCGCTGAGCAGCCGCGCCGTGGCCAGCCCGATGCCCGATGCCCCGCCCGTGACGACGGCGCCGAGGCCGGAGAGGCCGTTCATGCCGTGACCTCCTTGCGGTCCGCGAGGTCGGCGGCCCAGAAGGCGCCGTCCGGATAGCTGAACTCGGCGATGGAGCCCGGCCGCATCTGGGCCGAGAAGCCCGGCGAACGCGGTGCCGCGTAGCGGCCGGCCGCGACGACGACCGGGTCCTCGAAGTGCTCGTGGAGGTGGTCCACGTACTCGATCACCCGGTCCTGGACCGTGCCGGACAGGGCGACGAAGTCGAACATCGACAGGTGCTGGACGAGCTCGCACAGGCCCACGCCGCCGGCGTGCGGGCACACCGGCACGCCGAACTTGGCCGCCAGCAGCAGGATGGCGAGGTTCTCGTTCACGCCGCCGACGCGTGCCGCGTCGATCTGGAGGATGTCGACCGCCCCGGCCTGGAGCAGCTGCTTGAAGACGATGCGGTTCTGGACGTGCTCGCCGGTGGCGACCTTGATCGGGGCGACCGCCCGGCGCACGGCGGCGTGTCCGAGGATGTCGTCCGGGCTGGTGGGCTCCTCCAGCCAGTACGGCTCGAACTCGGCCAGCGCGGCGGTCCATTCGACCGTCTCGGCGACACCCCACCGCTGGTTGGCGTCGACCGCGATCCGGATGTACGGACCGACGGCGGCGCGGGCGGTGCGCATCCGCCGGATGTCGTCGTCGAGGTCGGCGCCGACCTTCAGCTTGATCTGGGTGAAGCCGTCGGCGACGGCCTCCTTCGCCAGGCGGATCAGCTTCTCGTCGTCGTATCCGAGCCAGCCGGGCGACGTCGTGTAGGCGGGGTAACCGCGTCGCAGGAGCTCGGCCCGGCGCTCCGCGGCGCCGTGGCGGCCCTCGCGCAGCAGCTCCAGGGCGTCCTCCGGGGTGAGCGCGTCGGCGATGTAGCGGAAGTCGACCTGGGAGACCAGCCACTCCGGTTCGGCGTCGGCGAGCAGCTGCCACAGCGGCTTGCCCTCGCGCTTGGCGGCCAGGTCCCAGACGGCGTTGACGACCGCGCCGATCGCCATGTGCATCACGCCCTTCTCGGGGCCGAGCCAGCGCAGCTGGCTGTCGCCGATCAGCGCCCGGCTCACCGAGCCGGGATCGGCGCACAGTTCGGCGACGGGCCGGCCGATCAGATGAGGCCGCAGCGCCTCGATCGCGGCGACCTGCACGTCGTTGCCGCGCCCGATGGTGAAGGTGAAGCCGTGGCCCTCGTGACCGTCGCCGGAGTCGGTGCGCAGCACGAGGTACGCGGCCGAGTAGTCCGGGTCCGGGTTCATCGCGTCCGAGCCGTCCATCTCGCGCGAGGTGGGGAACCGGATGTCGTAGGTGTCGACCGCGGTGATCCGCGGGATGTGCTCGCCCAAGAGGATGCTGCCTCTCCGTCCGGTCGTGCGGGTCGTGG from Streptomyces formicae includes these protein-coding regions:
- a CDS encoding helix-turn-helix domain-containing protein, which codes for MGDVLREREQHHGHEDHNRNAPGEGAASAFPAQLRRLRQERGLSLADLARRTHYSKGYLSKIETGAKPATEDVARRCDQILGAEGELLRLLPEGAARDCGGAGPEAGAPGPQSDGACPYRGLPAFTPQDARWFFGRERATAALVERVFERIGSGPLLLVAPSGAGKSSLLNAGLVAALRSGDGFPMPGADAWPVVTLTPTAHPLDELLECTAKALGSDLGLTAWELRDRPETLLDAVRGRPGGAGACPGGRQQPPPVRPVLLVDQFEELFTLCSDEDERRAFVRVLCALASSRPAGTGHDPAVVVLGVRADFSGSCLDLPELAPVFTDGLFVLPPMSVAELREAITRPAELAGVTLEPGLVPLLLRDAGLRDDTGTATVTGTGTATSGSGSDVTPSGALPLLSHALLATWQQREGATLTVAGYERTGGIQGAIARTAETVFARLYPAEQRTIRRILVRLVHVADGTGATRRRMSRTALMEQLAGADGAAAALDAFVRARLITMDSDTVEITHEALLHAWPRLHGWIHADRAGLLIHQQLAHAAAEWEREGRDPSVLYRGTRLDTARSWAEELDGGSRLSPREEEFLRASRSEEDGRARQARRQVRLQQRMLATLVVLLVLAVTAGGVAYQQRSGALHQERVARSQALAVRSTSLAAGRPEASMLLAEEAYRAEATAEARGALLSTQSQAFSARLGGHGGPVNAVAFAPGNRSLATASSDGTVTLRRVADRRTTGTFRVPGRVRAVAFSPDGRALAATSTDGPVRLWSTAGRRTEAVLPASTKGARAVSFDPRGGRLAVAAADGTVQLWDTAGPGRVVASLTGHTGRVNALAYAPDGRTLVSAGSDRTVRLWDPVGARPLAVLRGHTDEVLGAAFAPDGRSLATGGVDRTVRLWDVAGRRTTAALTGHSDDINAVAYTPDGTTVVSAGGDGTTRLWDVRSGRPTGTLTGHTDYVLGVAVDSGGTVLATAGFDQSVVLWDLRGRVLASRPFTEVWRAAFSPDGRLLATADAAHTVRLWDVMGRRVLATFRGHREAVFSVAFAPGGRMLASAGSDGTIRLWDVARRRPLAALTGHSGDVFSVAFAPDGHTLASAGSDGTIRLWDVARRRPLATLSGHTDFANDVAFSPDGRTLASAGDDLTVRLWDVARRRPAATLTGHTGAVRGVAFGPDGRLVASSGNDGTVRLWDARRHRFVAALTGHTGSVRGIAFSPDGRTLASSGNDRTVRLWDMAGRRPSAALTGHTNAVWGIAFAPGGRTVASSSNDGTVRLWDLDVAARLTEICRLREDIGPKERAVLMPGLPVSAGTGCGSP
- a CDS encoding aldo/keto reductase — encoded protein: MKSHHLGGSGVAVSELSLGTAALGNLYAPIDERQSWATVDAAWDAGIRHFDTAPHYGLGLSERRLGDALRTRPRREFTLSTKAGRLLRPGGPGGDDLANGFAVPADLRRVWDFSADGVRRSIDESLRRLGLDRIDVVHLHDPDDHAEQVFAEAYPALEKLRAEGVVGAIGAGMNQAPMLARFLRDTDVDAVLLAGRYTLLDQEGLAEVLPEAAERGKSVVIGGVFNSGLLADPSPRATYDYAPVPEAVLDRALRMKEVTQRHNVPLRAAALRFPLAHPAVASVLVGARSPYEVQDAAAMLSGPVPTALWDDLRAQGLLPEGVPVPEGDDGP
- a CDS encoding SDR family NAD(P)-dependent oxidoreductase, translating into MNGLSGLGAVVTGGASGIGLATARLLSAHGARVAVLDLKPDSVEEPLVPLRADVADDASVRDAVAEAAQELGGIDILVNNAGIGAIGTVEDNPDEQWHAVLDVNVLGIVRTTRAALPYLRASRNASVVNTCSIAATAGLPQRALYSASKGAVLALTLAMAADHVREGIRINCVNPGTADTPWVARLLDAADDPAAERAALNARQPSGRLVTADEVAAAIAYLASPAAASVTGTALAVDGGMAGLRLRPAGE
- a CDS encoding enolase C-terminal domain-like protein, which encodes MDGSDAMNPDPDYSAAYLVLRTDSGDGHEGHGFTFTIGRGNDVQVAAIEALRPHLIGRPVAELCADPGSVSRALIGDSQLRWLGPEKGVMHMAIGAVVNAVWDLAAKREGKPLWQLLADAEPEWLVSQVDFRYIADALTPEDALELLREGRHGAAERRAELLRRGYPAYTTSPGWLGYDDEKLIRLAKEAVADGFTQIKLKVGADLDDDIRRMRTARAAVGPYIRIAVDANQRWGVAETVEWTAALAEFEPYWLEEPTSPDDILGHAAVRRAVAPIKVATGEHVQNRIVFKQLLQAGAVDILQIDAARVGGVNENLAILLLAAKFGVPVCPHAGGVGLCELVQHLSMFDFVALSGTVQDRVIEYVDHLHEHFEDPVVVAAGRYAAPRSPGFSAQMRPGSIAEFSYPDGAFWAADLADRKEVTA